The Akkermansiaceae bacterium genome segment CTTTGTCGCCGCCCGCATCACCGAGGTGGCCGCCGGCAGCAAGCCGGTCCCGGAGGGAGGCGTCGACTACTTCCGCGACATCCGCCCGATCCTGGAAACGAAGTGCTATGACTGCCACCGTGGCAGCAAGGTGAAGGGCGACCTCCGCCTCGACAATCTGGCTGACACCCTGACGGGTGGCTCCGACGACGGAGCGGGCATCACCCCCGGCAAGCCGAAGGAAAGCTCCATCTACCACCGCATCATCACGGATGATAAGGATCTCATCATGCCTCCGAAGGGTGATCCGCTGTCGAAGGAAGAAATCGCGCTCATCGAAAAATGGATCGCACAGGGCGCCAACTGGCCGGAGTTCCAGGTGAAGTCTTTCGAGCCCACCCCGCTCACCAACGACCTCGATTTCCTCCGCCGCGTGACGCTGGACACGACCGGCGTGGTGCCAACCGAGGAAGAGATCGGAGCTTTCCTCGCCGACAAGGCTCCGGACAAGCGAGCCAAGGTGATCGACAAGCTTCTCGCGGACCCGCGCTGGGCGGACCACTGGACCAGCTACTGGCAGGATGTGCTGGCGGAGAACCCGAACATCATCAACCCCACCCTCAACAACACCGGCCCGTTCCGCTGGTGGATCCATGAGTCCCTCGTGGACAACAAGCCGATGGACCTCTTCGTCACCGAGCTGGTCCGGCTGGAAGGCTCCGACCGCTACGGCGGCCCCCGCGGTTTCGGCACCGCGACCCAGAACGACTCCCCCATGGCGGAGAAAGGAGCGGTGGTCGCCGCCGCATTCCTGGGTGTGGAGATGAAATGCGCCCGCTGCCATGACGCCCCCGCGCACGAATGGCTGCAGAAGGATCTTTTCAACCTCGCCGCCCTGCTCAACCAGGAACCGGTGAAAGTCCCCGTCACCTCCAGCGTGCCGATGGACAAGCTGCACGAAGGTGGACGCAAGCCGCTCATCAAGGTGACCCTCAAGCCCGGCACCGAAGTGCAGCCGGAGTGGCCGTTCAAGGACTTCGTCGATCCGGCGCTGGCGGACACCCTCGCCGCCGATCCGGCGAACACCCGCGACCGATTCGCGGCGCTCATCACCGCACCCCAGAACGATCGCTTCGCCAAAGTCATCGTCAACCGCCTGTGGCAACGCCTGATGGGCCGCGGCATCGTCGAGTCCGTCGCCGACTGGGAAAAGGGTGAAGCGACCCACCCGGAGCTGCTCGACTGGATGGGCAGGGAGTTCGTCCGTTCCAACTACGACTTCAAGGCGGTCGCCCGCCTCATCCTCAACTCCCAGGCCTACCAGCGTGCGACGGATCCCACCCTCACCGCCCCCGGCCCCCTCTACATCTCCCCGGCACCCCGCCGCATGACGGCGGAGCAGATCGTGGATTCCCTGTTCGCCGCCACCGGAAGGCCGTTCGACCTGGAGGAAGTGAGCCTCGACCTGGACAGCAACCGCAGCGTGACGAACTCCATCACGATGGGCGTGCCTACCCGCTCCTGGATGCTGGCTTCCACCTCCAACGAGCGCGACCGCCCCAGCCTCTCGCTGCCGAAGATCCAGGCCGTTTCCACCGTGCTGGAAGCATTCGGCTGGCGCGGCGCGCGGCAGGATCCGGTCAGCATCCGGGACAACGCGCCGAACACGCTCCAGCCCGCCATCATTTCCAATGGCACCATGGGTCACTGGCTCACCACCCTCAGCGATGACCACGGCCTGACCGCGCTCTCGCTGGAGGACCAGCCGCTCGACCAACTGGTGGACCGCATTTACCTCCGTCTGCTCACCCGCAAGCCGACCGCCGAGGAGAAGAAGACCACGCTGGACCTCCTGGGACCGGGCTATGAAAAGCGGATCCTCGCCGCCAAGCCGAAGGCAGCCACCGGGGAGCGCCACCGTCCGTATTACTTCACCTGGTCCAACCACCTCGACGGCAAGGCCAACGAGCTGGCCGTGATCGAGGAGGAAAAAGTCCGCCGAGGCAAGCCCGCCACCGAACGCCTCCAGCAGGACTGGCGCGAACGCCTCGAAGACCTGACCTGGACACTGCTCAACACCCCCGAATGGCTCTTTGTCCCATAACGATTCCTTCCATCCGGATCACGAAACTCCAAATCCATCCACCTTTGCCATGAACCGCCGCCAATTCCTCCGCACCTCCGCCCTCGCCTCACTCGCCACGCCCGCGCTGGCGAACTCCTCCATCGCCCACATGCCGAAGGGCAAGGCGGAACACTGCATCTTCATCTGGCTCGGCGGCGGCATGGCACAGATCGACACCTTCGACCCGAAGCGCCGCGGCAACCCGAAGTCCACGCCGAAGGTGCCAGGGTCCGACTACGCCTCCATCGACACCTCCGTTCCCGGCGTCCAGTTCACCGAGCATCTGGCCCGCACCGCGAAGCTCGCGGAACATCTGACCGTCGTCCGCACCATCAACCACCGCGTCGTCGATGAACACGCCTTCGCCACGAACATGGTTCACACCGGACGCATGATCAGCGGCACGGTCACCTATCCATCGATCGGCTCGCTGGTCGCGCACCAGCGGGGTGCCGCGGACGAAAAGGTGCCGGCCTACATGCTCATCGGCTACCCGAACGTGAGCCGCGGCCCCGGTTACCTCGGGCCGAAGGCGGGCTTCGTCTATCTGACGGACACCGACAGCGGTCCCGCCGGTTTCTCCCGTCCGGAGGGTCTCATCTCCTCACGGGTGGACCGCCGCCAGCAACTGCTCGGCAAGATGAACTCCGGCATCCCCGGTGATTCCACCATCGCCGAGTATGAAGAGGCACAGGCCGAGGCTCTCCGCCTGGCCGGGCCGGGATTCATGCGCAACTTCAAGCTGGATGAGGAACCCGCCGCACTCCGCCAGGCCTACGGCTCGGAGTTCGGCCAGCGCTGCCTCCTTTCCCGCCGCCTCGTCCAGGCAGGGGTCCGTTTCATCGAGGTCTCCCACAACCTCAACTTCGTCAACGGCACCGGCTGGGATACCCACAACGACGGTCAGGAAAAGCAGCACGTCCTCATCCAGGACCTCGACCAGGCCCTCTCCGCCCTCATCATCGACCTGAAGGAAAAAGGCCTGCTCGACAAGACCCTCATCGCCCTCGGCACCGAGTTCGGACGCCCGCCGGAGTTCGACGGTGGCGGCGGCCGCGGCCACCAGGGCACCGCCTTCAGCCTCGTGCTGGCGGGTGGCGGCCTCAAGCACAGCGGGGCCTACGGTGTGACGGACGAACTCAGCAAGAAGATCGTGGAAAACCCGGTGAGCATCCCGGACTACCACGCCACCATCCTCGCCGCGCTGGGCATCGATCCATCGAAGGAACTCAACGAAGCGGGCCGCCCGATCCCGATCACGGATGGCGGCAAGCCGATCTCCGCGCTTTTCACCTGAGGACGGTGTTTCAATCCTTTCCTCCGGCCCTTTCTTCTGCCAGACATCGGGATCGCCCATTCATAAAACCCAGATCATGAAAAACCCCCTCATCGCCACCCTCGTGGCATTCACCGCCGCATGTCCCCTGCAGGCTGCCATCATCCTGGTGGATTTCGGCCCCTCATCCGGAAACACGACCGGAACCCCTGATACCTGGAACAACTTCAACGGCTTCGCAGCAGGGTCGAACCAGGCGCTCAACACCAGCACCAACGCGGCCTCCAACTACACCCTCACGCTCAACGGCGCCGTCAACCATCTCAATGATGATCCGGCGCCAGCCGCACCCACCAGCCCACCAGCCCCCTTCACCCCCTTTTCGGTGACCCGGGATGGCATCTTCACCACGGCCACCACCACCATCACCCTGTCCGGGCTTGAGGCGGGGCTGACCTACAGCATCTCGCTCTACTCCTATGTCAACCGGGATAGCACCCGCCTGACCCGCTTCGCCATCGACGGGACCAACATCGACGTGGAGCCGGCCCGGCTCGCGGGTGCAACCTCCGGAGCGGTCGCCACCTTCTCGAACATCACCCCCACTGCAGGCTCCATCACCATCACGGCGTCGAGCCAGGCATCCACCAACTGGATCCTGAACGCGATGTCCATCAGCTACGTCCCGGAGCCGTCATCGGCAATCCTCGCACTTTCGGGCGCAGGGCTGTTCTG includes the following:
- a CDS encoding DUF1553 domain-containing protein — protein: MSRPFHLFLAAGLLATSVGRAEHIDPTTAIASWTFEDPKDIKGVWESKPGVSVPGPTNPVYPHFSVSNKAMQFNGKGMETALVVKDNGADGPGSLRIHQGESLTLEAWVKPGNAAGQEIYLIGKGRSHKPAFGTTNQNYALRVKRGANGLQVGFIFSSHDGTGGDRKFHVWWSDDNQQQQQTSAWHHVAVTYTFGKGDSLKGYIDGRAVEGVWTFAGVTDRAPVTDADDLVIGTGMTRGPGQTLNGALDNVAMHRTALSSEIIRKRYAFTPPAPAVTRGDVPEGKVLIQVCEKEVPNDRSWPESTPIPELTYTEDAFGLFEIPQKYIASGVRADRYPALVRAAAIVDIPAGKHRLLLRSRGGSRLFIEGRQILTTSFAKGDTGGHGKTSEQDKYLNLGPDFRFAPPGNRENWTEFESKGGKQLILMETIIGVGSQRPELGETVVAISPQGSQHWQLLSPGSTVFPYTDAGWTEYEKERRPRIAEMNTKERAKQRATQKEYWDRRKKASTDWLASTKEVPVPELPAGHAANNPIDNFVAARITEVAAGSKPVPEGGVDYFRDIRPILETKCYDCHRGSKVKGDLRLDNLADTLTGGSDDGAGITPGKPKESSIYHRIITDDKDLIMPPKGDPLSKEEIALIEKWIAQGANWPEFQVKSFEPTPLTNDLDFLRRVTLDTTGVVPTEEEIGAFLADKAPDKRAKVIDKLLADPRWADHWTSYWQDVLAENPNIINPTLNNTGPFRWWIHESLVDNKPMDLFVTELVRLEGSDRYGGPRGFGTATQNDSPMAEKGAVVAAAFLGVEMKCARCHDAPAHEWLQKDLFNLAALLNQEPVKVPVTSSVPMDKLHEGGRKPLIKVTLKPGTEVQPEWPFKDFVDPALADTLAADPANTRDRFAALITAPQNDRFAKVIVNRLWQRLMGRGIVESVADWEKGEATHPELLDWMGREFVRSNYDFKAVARLILNSQAYQRATDPTLTAPGPLYISPAPRRMTAEQIVDSLFAATGRPFDLEEVSLDLDSNRSVTNSITMGVPTRSWMLASTSNERDRPSLSLPKIQAVSTVLEAFGWRGARQDPVSIRDNAPNTLQPAIISNGTMGHWLTTLSDDHGLTALSLEDQPLDQLVDRIYLRLLTRKPTAEEKKTTLDLLGPGYEKRILAAKPKAATGERHRPYYFTWSNHLDGKANELAVIEEEKVRRGKPATERLQQDWRERLEDLTWTLLNTPEWLFVP
- a CDS encoding DUF1501 domain-containing protein; this translates as MNRRQFLRTSALASLATPALANSSIAHMPKGKAEHCIFIWLGGGMAQIDTFDPKRRGNPKSTPKVPGSDYASIDTSVPGVQFTEHLARTAKLAEHLTVVRTINHRVVDEHAFATNMVHTGRMISGTVTYPSIGSLVAHQRGAADEKVPAYMLIGYPNVSRGPGYLGPKAGFVYLTDTDSGPAGFSRPEGLISSRVDRRQQLLGKMNSGIPGDSTIAEYEEAQAEALRLAGPGFMRNFKLDEEPAALRQAYGSEFGQRCLLSRRLVQAGVRFIEVSHNLNFVNGTGWDTHNDGQEKQHVLIQDLDQALSALIIDLKEKGLLDKTLIALGTEFGRPPEFDGGGGRGHQGTAFSLVLAGGGLKHSGAYGVTDELSKKIVENPVSIPDYHATILAALGIDPSKELNEAGRPIPITDGGKPISALFT
- a CDS encoding PEP-CTERM sorting domain-containing protein, which gives rise to MKNPLIATLVAFTAACPLQAAIILVDFGPSSGNTTGTPDTWNNFNGFAAGSNQALNTSTNAASNYTLTLNGAVNHLNDDPAPAAPTSPPAPFTPFSVTRDGIFTTATTTITLSGLEAGLTYSISLYSYVNRDSTRLTRFAIDGTNIDVEPARLAGATSGAVATFSNITPTAGSITITASSQASTNWILNAMSISYVPEPSSAILALSGAGLFCIRRKRA